The proteins below come from a single Juglans regia cultivar Chandler chromosome 12, Walnut 2.0, whole genome shotgun sequence genomic window:
- the LOC108985912 gene encoding non-specific lipid-transfer protein A-like, giving the protein MSTTTAAAMTRVGTVLAIVFLLSGIAYAAASNTCSSYGGMSENDNATSCSDVITKLTPCLPFVQGKENKPSTQCCGGAKELVTAAKSKQDRQTICECIKAAGSSAGKIDPSRITQLVKDCGLKIDLPPISSRTDCSKVSFYHEG; this is encoded by the exons ATGTCAACTACTACTGCAGCAGCCATGACTCGGGTTGGCACTGTTTTAGCCattgtttttttactttctggGATAGCATATGCAGCTGCCTCGAATACATGTTCTAGTTATGGAGGGATGAGTGAAAATGATAATGCAACTTCATGCTCCGACGTTATCACCAAGCTTACACCCTGCCTGCCTTTCGTACAAGGAAAGGAGAACAAGCCATCCACGCAGTGTTGTGGAGGTGCTAAGGAGTTGGTTACCGCCGCCAAATCCAAACAAGATCGACAAACTATATGTGAGTGCATTAAGGCAGCAGGATCATCGGCCGGCAAAATAGACCCTTCTCGCATTACTCAACTTGTCAAGGATTGTGGCCTCAAAATCGACCTCCCTCCAATTAGCAGTCGCACAGACTGCTCTAA GGTATCTTTCTATCATGAAGGGTGA